Proteins encoded in a region of the Suncus etruscus isolate mSunEtr1 chromosome 1, mSunEtr1.pri.cur, whole genome shotgun sequence genome:
- the LOC126001971 gene encoding peptidyl-prolyl cis-trans isomerase-like 3, translating to MSVTLHTDVGDIKIEVFCERTPKACENFLALCASNYYTGCIFHRNIKGFMVQTGDPTGTGRGGNSIGGRKFEDEYSEYLKHSVRGVVSMANNGPNTNGSQFFITYGKQPHLDMKYTVFRKVIDGLETLNELEKLPVNEKTYRPLNNVHIKDITIHANSFAQ from the coding sequence atgtccGTGACATTGCATACAGATGTCGGTGATATTAAAATTGAAGTCTTCTGTGAGAGGACACCCAAAGCCTGTGAGAATTTCTTGGCTCTTTGTGCCAGCAATTACTACACTGGCTGTATATTTCATAGAAACATCAAGGGTTTCATGGTTCAAACAGGAGACCCAACAGGCACTGGACGAGGAGGTAATAGTATTGGGGGCAGGAAGTTTGAGGATGAATACAGTGAATATCTTAAGCACAGTGTCAGAGGTGTTGTGTCTATGGCTAATAATGGCCCAAATACCAATGGCTCTCAGTTCTTCATCACCTATGGCAAGCAGCCTCACCTGGACATGAAATACACAGTATTTAGAAAAGTAATAGATGGTCTGGAGACTCTAAATGAGCTGGAGAAGTTGCCAGTAAATGAGAAGACATACCGGCCTCTTAATAATGTGCACATCAAGGATATAACTATTCATGCCAATTCGTTTGCTCAGTAG